In Corynebacterium endometrii, one DNA window encodes the following:
- a CDS encoding inositol monophosphatase family protein, with product MENPQPKERAKRETPSMPFSVDLVELRDLASSVVLEAVDLIGSMRSRFERAEGLGAHSTTKSSEVDPVTEVDTASERFIVDTLLRARPGDGVLGEEGASIEGSSGVTWIVDPIDGTVNFLYGLEEYAVSVGAVVDGQLAVGVVANAARATLYRAARGHGAQLIRDRHVIRELHCREEKDPALALVATGFSYSAQRRALQAQVLTRVLPQVRDIRRMGAAALDLCRVAEGTVDAYYEHGINAWDYAAGAVIAREAGAIVHEPGIATAGKEGMVTWAASGELAHNFEEILKGCGGLEPIPGS from the coding sequence ATGGAGAATCCTCAACCCAAAGAGCGCGCGAAGCGTGAAACGCCTTCTATGCCATTTTCCGTGGACCTAGTGGAACTGCGGGATTTGGCATCCTCGGTGGTGTTAGAAGCCGTGGACCTGATTGGTTCCATGCGGTCACGGTTCGAGCGTGCCGAGGGGCTCGGGGCGCATTCGACCACCAAATCCTCTGAGGTAGACCCGGTTACCGAGGTGGACACCGCCTCAGAGAGGTTTATTGTGGATACTTTACTTCGTGCCCGCCCGGGTGATGGAGTCCTGGGGGAGGAAGGTGCCTCAATTGAGGGGAGCTCCGGGGTGACTTGGATCGTGGACCCCATCGATGGCACCGTCAATTTCCTTTACGGACTGGAAGAGTATGCCGTTTCGGTCGGGGCGGTAGTAGACGGTCAGTTGGCCGTGGGGGTTGTGGCCAACGCGGCTAGGGCGACGCTCTACCGGGCTGCACGAGGGCATGGCGCCCAGCTCATTCGTGACCGTCATGTCATCCGCGAACTACATTGCCGGGAGGAAAAGGATCCCGCCCTGGCGTTGGTTGCTACGGGGTTTAGTTATTCCGCCCAGCGGCGTGCGCTGCAGGCTCAAGTGTTGACCCGTGTGTTACCACAGGTCCGCGATATTCGCCGGATGGGTGCCGCGGCCCTTGACTTGTGTCGGGTGGCGGAGGGGACCGTGGATGCGTATTACGAACACGGCATTAATGCATGGGACTATGCCGCCGGAGCGGTTATCGCCCGTGAAGCAGGGGCCATAGTCCATGAGCCGGGCATCGCCACGGCGGGCAAGGAGGGGATGGTGACGTGGGCGGCGTCGGGTGAACTGGCCCACAACTTCGAGGAAATTCTTAAAGGTTGCGGGGGTCTTGAGCCCATCCCTGGTTCGTAG
- the ppgK gene encoding polyphosphate--glucose phosphotransferase — protein MLSFGIDIGGSGIKGAVVNLASGAFEGERLKIKTPQPATPEAVAETVAAIVEEKDWDGPVGITVPAVVRNQVIQSAANIDKSWIGVDAEELFGQHLGQRPFTVLNDADAAGLAEVAYGNQITRRGPVVFLTLGTGIGSALFINGQLYPNSELGHITVGKKSAEKQASSAVRERKELSYEQWVERLNRVLAEYEKLFSPAAFVIGGGISRKFDKWGHYLDVETPVLPAQLRNTAGIVGAAMAVEDGLRP, from the coding sequence ATGTTGTCCTTCGGAATCGATATCGGCGGGTCCGGTATTAAGGGCGCCGTGGTCAATTTGGCCAGCGGCGCATTTGAGGGCGAACGCCTGAAGATTAAAACCCCTCAGCCAGCCACTCCCGAAGCGGTTGCCGAAACCGTAGCAGCCATTGTCGAGGAGAAGGACTGGGACGGCCCGGTGGGCATCACCGTCCCCGCGGTGGTGAGGAACCAAGTCATCCAGTCCGCCGCCAATATCGACAAAAGTTGGATCGGGGTGGACGCAGAAGAACTCTTCGGCCAGCATCTCGGGCAGCGCCCGTTTACCGTCCTTAACGACGCGGACGCCGCGGGCCTGGCTGAGGTCGCCTACGGAAATCAGATCACCCGCCGGGGCCCGGTGGTATTCCTCACCCTCGGCACCGGCATCGGATCCGCGTTATTTATCAATGGCCAGCTCTACCCCAACTCTGAGCTGGGGCACATTACCGTCGGAAAGAAGAGTGCGGAAAAGCAAGCCTCCTCGGCGGTTCGCGAGCGCAAGGAACTGAGCTACGAGCAGTGGGTTGAACGCCTCAACCGCGTTCTTGCCGAATATGAAAAGCTCTTTAGCCCCGCAGCGTTCGTCATTGGCGGCGGAATCTCGCGGAAGTTCGACAAGTGGGGACATTACCTAGACGTCGAAACCCCCGTGTTGCCAGCACAATTGCGCAACACCGCGGGTATCGTGGGCGCTGCGATGGCCGTCGAGGACGGCCTTCGGCCTTAA
- a CDS encoding RNA polymerase sigma factor, translating into MAATDSSDKALDEGVEGTTPARKTAKKTAKKSARKTAKKTTRKTAKKSARKSAKKTAKKTTRKSAAKKDTSPAASQESVKDEEELENQDVDPSLDDSDEEPDFDPDNADLEDEFEDEEGDITDADEEDEEEVSSVWDEEESAALRQARKDAQLTASADSVRAYLKQIGKVALLNAEQEVSLAKRIEAGLYAQHLMDEMQAAVDSGDASAKFTPTKKRDYRAIARDGRKAKNHLLEANLRLVVSLAKRYTGRGMAFLDLIQEGNLGLIRAVEKFDYTKGYKFSTYATWWIRQAITRAMADQARTIRIPVHMVEVINKLGRIQRELLQDLGREPTPQELAKEMDITEEKVLEIQQYAREPISLDQTIGDEGDSQLGDFIEDSEAVIAVDAVSFTLLQDQLQDVLTTLSEREAGVVRLRFGLTDGMPRTLDEIGQVYGVTRERIRQIESKTMSKLRHPSRSQVLRDYLD; encoded by the coding sequence GTGGCAGCCACTGATTCTTCAGATAAGGCACTCGATGAGGGCGTAGAAGGTACTACCCCTGCGCGAAAGACTGCCAAGAAGACGGCAAAGAAGTCCGCCAGGAAAACTGCAAAGAAGACGACGCGCAAGACCGCCAAGAAGTCTGCGCGTAAGTCCGCTAAGAAGACGGCGAAGAAGACCACCCGCAAGTCCGCGGCGAAGAAGGACACGTCCCCTGCCGCGTCTCAAGAGTCTGTCAAGGATGAGGAGGAGCTGGAGAACCAGGACGTGGATCCTTCCCTCGATGACTCCGACGAGGAACCTGACTTCGATCCGGATAACGCCGATCTCGAGGATGAGTTCGAGGACGAGGAAGGTGACATCACCGACGCGGACGAGGAAGACGAAGAAGAGGTTTCCTCGGTCTGGGATGAGGAAGAGTCCGCCGCCCTGCGCCAGGCGCGCAAGGATGCGCAGCTGACCGCCTCTGCCGACTCCGTACGCGCCTACCTCAAGCAAATCGGCAAGGTTGCGCTGCTCAACGCTGAGCAGGAGGTCTCCCTAGCCAAGCGCATCGAAGCCGGTCTCTACGCCCAGCACTTGATGGATGAGATGCAGGCGGCCGTTGACTCCGGCGATGCCAGCGCCAAGTTCACCCCTACCAAGAAGCGTGACTACCGCGCCATCGCCCGCGATGGCCGCAAGGCAAAGAACCACCTCTTGGAAGCAAACTTGCGTCTGGTTGTCTCCCTCGCAAAGCGCTACACCGGACGAGGCATGGCCTTTTTGGATCTGATCCAAGAAGGAAATTTGGGCCTCATCCGCGCGGTCGAAAAGTTTGATTACACCAAGGGTTACAAATTCTCTACCTACGCTACGTGGTGGATCCGCCAGGCCATCACCCGCGCTATGGCCGACCAGGCCCGCACCATCCGCATCCCGGTCCACATGGTCGAGGTCATCAACAAGCTCGGTCGCATTCAGCGTGAGCTGCTGCAGGACTTGGGCCGCGAGCCAACCCCGCAGGAGCTGGCTAAGGAAATGGACATCACCGAGGAGAAGGTGCTGGAGATCCAGCAGTACGCTCGTGAGCCAATTTCCCTGGACCAGACCATCGGCGATGAGGGTGATTCCCAGCTGGGTGACTTCATCGAGGACTCCGAGGCGGTAATCGCGGTCGACGCAGTGTCCTTCACCTTGCTGCAGGATCAGCTCCAGGACGTGCTGACCACCCTGTCCGAACGCGAGGCTGGCGTAGTTCGCCTGCGCTTTGGCCTGACCGATGGCATGCCGCGCACGCTGGATGAGATTGGCCAGGTATATGGCGTCACGCGTGAGCGCATCCGCCAGATTGAGTCGAAGACCATGTCTAAGCTGCGCCACCCATCGCGCTCCCAGGTGCTGCGCGACTACCTCGATTAG
- a CDS encoding DEAD/DEAH box helicase, whose protein sequence is MSPKKLNNKGKLRAWQQAALDKFLKTKPQDFMAVATPGAGKTTFALRVATELVEDRTVERVIVVVPTEHLKVQWSEAAARVGLSLDPHFTNSSAVNPAFDGVVVTYAQVGMHPYKHRAVTSARRTLVILDEIHHAGDSKSWGDGVREAYGDAEHRLALTGTPFRSDDSPIPFVRYEEDGEGHQVSQSDHAYNYGHALADGVVRPVVFLTYSGEARWRDSAGEEYAARLGDIMNPEQTARAWRTALDPKGDWIPSVLAAAHTRLKQMRRNMPDAGGLVIATDTQTARAYAKILKELSSTPVSVILSDEPGSSERINEFSNNTDEWMVAVRMVSEGVDVPRLAVGVYATSSSTPLFFAQAIGRFVRSRMPGETASVFLPSVPVLLSLAENMEKSRDHVLGKPDRPKDGWDDDLLEQANKKQSEPDEAKSYESLGAEAEFSSLIFDGSSFNTAAIDDEDADFLGIPGLLDADQVKDLLRKKQEEEMDARAAEEKARRAAEAAEENRRKIYGMPSAPKRTGAGSKDSGVVLDEITELRKELNTVVSITAGRTGRPHGAIHTEARKACGGPPTALCNADQLRERIEYLRAW, encoded by the coding sequence GTGAGCCCAAAGAAACTCAACAACAAAGGAAAGCTCCGCGCGTGGCAGCAAGCGGCGCTGGACAAGTTCCTCAAGACCAAGCCGCAGGATTTCATGGCGGTGGCAACCCCAGGTGCAGGTAAGACCACCTTCGCCCTGAGGGTCGCAACCGAATTGGTTGAGGACCGCACCGTTGAGCGCGTGATCGTTGTGGTCCCCACCGAGCACCTTAAAGTCCAGTGGTCTGAGGCTGCGGCGCGTGTTGGGCTTTCCCTGGATCCGCATTTCACCAATTCCTCTGCCGTAAACCCAGCATTTGACGGCGTGGTGGTTACGTATGCCCAGGTGGGTATGCATCCCTATAAGCACCGCGCGGTGACCTCAGCGAGGCGTACCTTGGTCATCCTTGATGAGATACACCACGCCGGCGACTCGAAGAGTTGGGGTGATGGCGTCCGTGAGGCGTATGGCGATGCCGAGCATCGCTTGGCTCTTACCGGTACCCCTTTCCGTTCCGATGATTCCCCAATTCCATTCGTGCGTTACGAGGAGGACGGGGAAGGCCATCAAGTCTCACAGTCCGATCACGCTTATAACTATGGGCACGCGCTAGCCGACGGTGTGGTGCGCCCGGTCGTCTTCTTGACCTATTCTGGCGAGGCGCGTTGGCGTGACTCGGCCGGCGAGGAGTACGCGGCGCGGCTGGGGGATATCATGAACCCGGAGCAAACCGCCCGCGCCTGGCGCACAGCACTTGATCCCAAGGGTGACTGGATCCCGTCCGTTCTCGCCGCCGCCCATACGCGCCTGAAACAGATGCGCCGCAACATGCCAGACGCCGGCGGCCTGGTCATTGCTACCGACACGCAAACCGCCCGCGCCTACGCCAAGATCCTGAAGGAATTATCCTCCACGCCGGTATCGGTCATCCTGTCCGATGAGCCAGGTTCTTCCGAGCGCATCAATGAATTTTCCAATAATACGGATGAGTGGATGGTGGCCGTCCGCATGGTGTCAGAGGGAGTCGACGTCCCCCGCCTTGCCGTTGGCGTGTATGCCACATCGTCTTCCACGCCGCTGTTCTTCGCCCAGGCTATCGGCCGCTTCGTCCGCTCCCGTATGCCGGGTGAGACCGCAAGCGTGTTCCTGCCCTCCGTTCCGGTATTGCTCAGCTTGGCGGAGAATATGGAAAAGTCCCGCGACCATGTCCTGGGAAAGCCGGATCGGCCAAAGGATGGTTGGGATGATGACCTGCTTGAGCAGGCCAACAAAAAGCAGAGCGAACCGGATGAAGCTAAGTCCTACGAGTCCCTCGGGGCCGAAGCGGAGTTTTCCTCCCTCATCTTCGACGGCTCATCCTTCAATACCGCCGCCATCGACGATGAGGACGCAGACTTCCTAGGCATTCCCGGTTTGCTGGATGCTGACCAGGTAAAAGACCTGCTGCGCAAGAAACAGGAAGAGGAAATGGACGCCCGCGCGGCCGAGGAAAAGGCCCGCAGGGCCGCTGAAGCCGCCGAGGAAAACCGCCGCAAAATATACGGCATGCCATCCGCGCCCAAGCGCACGGGGGCCGGGTCTAAAGACTCAGGGGTAGTCCTCGATGAAATAACCGAGCTGCGCAAAGAGCTGAATACGGTTGTCTCCATCACTGCGGGCAGGACCGGAAGGCCCCATGGCGCTATCCACACGGAGGCGCGCAAGGCGTGTGGCGGCCCGCCTACCGCGCTGTGCAATGCCGATCAGCTCCGCGAGCGCATCGAATACCTGCGCGCTTGGTAG
- a CDS encoding DUF3039 domain-containing protein, with the protein MSTTTKTIERPDIREQTSTGDGDTPKFFHYVKKDQIVDSAVNGKMVVALCGETFPVTKQAKPGSPVCPDCERIYKGLRRK; encoded by the coding sequence GTGAGTACCACTACTAAAACTATTGAGCGGCCAGATATTCGGGAACAGACATCTACCGGCGACGGGGATACTCCCAAGTTCTTCCACTACGTAAAGAAGGATCAGATTGTTGATTCCGCGGTCAACGGCAAGATGGTCGTTGCCCTGTGCGGTGAAACCTTCCCCGTCACTAAGCAGGCTAAGCCGGGCTCCCCGGTTTGCCCTGACTGCGAGCGCATTTATAAGGGTCTGCGCCGCAAGTGA
- a CDS encoding DUF3099 domain-containing protein, whose product MDSRNPDTGTGDAPRRDNSAKGFLPLRRKEVTLITDAEEAPGQSRRRRELVYGVLQFIRIPSLLLAFYLIYAHQAWLWAALVVAVTLPLPWVAVVQANDHGKKQSKRERNVYKPAIARQMQAQYEAELEAQRRAALEANTQDEAQAPGSPESRGGGSRADSSADVIDHEEPSARDSGPTSGDR is encoded by the coding sequence ATGGACTCCAGAAACCCTGACACCGGCACTGGCGATGCCCCACGTAGGGATAATTCGGCGAAAGGCTTTCTTCCGCTCCGACGCAAAGAGGTAACTCTTATCACGGATGCAGAGGAAGCACCCGGACAATCCCGCCGCAGGCGCGAGCTGGTCTACGGCGTTTTGCAGTTCATACGCATCCCATCTCTGCTCTTAGCCTTCTACCTTATATACGCCCATCAGGCATGGCTATGGGCCGCTTTGGTAGTCGCCGTCACCCTGCCGTTACCGTGGGTCGCGGTGGTGCAGGCTAATGACCACGGCAAAAAGCAAAGCAAGCGCGAACGCAACGTGTACAAACCGGCCATAGCCCGCCAAATGCAGGCCCAGTACGAGGCAGAATTGGAAGCCCAGCGCCGCGCGGCGCTGGAGGCTAATACTCAGGACGAAGCGCAGGCCCCGGGTTCGCCTGAGTCCAGAGGCGGCGGTTCCCGCGCGGATTCGAGCGCGGACGTCATCGACCACGAGGAACCTTCCGCTCGCGATAGCGGCCCTACGAGCGGAGACCGTTAG
- a CDS encoding DUF7059 domain-containing protein, with protein MSKDPSFCPSLSPDHPVAELAPELIELFEDAGFTADGIAGHLGPEYYEALHRGEPAAVALGASGDSPLDRLIRLFILHDEVPATVLADVVGARLATQLLDSGVAIVDGNGSVRIGLDIRPHVVMGANRWIFSDVDASLISHVPGSEHVLGVGSASLSLLQSTSVSPVNTVLDLGTGSGIQILGQLSCAESITATDIHARALELARATVAAAGADAQVEFLQGPWFEPVRDRTFDRVVANPPFVVGLPEVGHVYRDSGLNLDEASRLVISTAPRHLTPAGTAHILAAWVHGGDESWQQRVASWLPDKGVAAWIIQRDVADPALYVSTWLKDESVDVRTPEGRSRSQAWLEHFADNDVTGIGFGFVAIQNIGDDQPSDILAEEMPQRFEDPLGPEVEEYFARVAWLRSLVPGELEHKHFAVRPALAKEDVSLPDTELGQGFSRAALRLTRTDGPRWSHQVDEHLAAIVAGLNPQGLSLAETVELYATLHGFDEEELLASAVPAVVDLVRHGLIIPAELLEV; from the coding sequence ATGAGTAAGGACCCCTCTTTTTGTCCCAGCCTCTCCCCCGATCATCCAGTTGCCGAGTTAGCGCCAGAGCTCATCGAACTCTTTGAGGATGCTGGCTTTACCGCCGATGGCATCGCTGGGCACTTGGGCCCGGAGTATTACGAGGCGCTTCATCGGGGCGAGCCCGCTGCGGTAGCGCTCGGCGCCTCCGGTGACAGTCCACTCGACCGGCTGATTCGGCTTTTCATCCTGCACGATGAAGTCCCGGCAACCGTACTCGCCGACGTTGTGGGCGCGCGGCTTGCCACACAATTACTTGACTCCGGGGTGGCCATCGTCGATGGGAACGGGAGCGTCCGCATTGGGCTAGATATTCGCCCCCACGTCGTCATGGGAGCCAACCGATGGATCTTTTCGGACGTCGATGCATCCCTTATCAGCCACGTACCGGGCTCCGAGCACGTCTTAGGCGTGGGTTCCGCGAGCCTCTCCCTGCTGCAGTCCACCTCGGTATCCCCAGTGAATACGGTGCTCGATTTGGGCACCGGCTCCGGCATCCAGATACTTGGGCAGTTAAGCTGCGCCGAGTCCATCACGGCAACGGATATCCATGCCAGGGCGCTGGAGTTGGCCCGGGCGACCGTTGCCGCAGCCGGTGCGGATGCGCAGGTGGAGTTTCTACAGGGACCGTGGTTCGAACCGGTCCGGGACCGGACCTTCGACCGCGTGGTGGCTAACCCGCCATTCGTGGTGGGTTTGCCGGAGGTGGGCCATGTCTACCGAGATTCCGGATTGAACCTCGATGAGGCCAGCAGGCTGGTAATTTCCACGGCTCCTCGCCACCTCACCCCGGCAGGCACTGCTCATATCCTCGCCGCGTGGGTCCATGGTGGTGATGAATCGTGGCAGCAACGCGTGGCGAGCTGGTTACCGGACAAGGGCGTCGCGGCATGGATTATTCAGCGCGACGTAGCGGATCCCGCGCTGTACGTTTCGACCTGGCTCAAGGACGAATCCGTCGATGTGCGTACCCCTGAGGGTCGCTCCCGCTCCCAGGCGTGGCTGGAGCACTTCGCCGATAATGACGTTACGGGCATAGGCTTTGGATTCGTGGCCATCCAAAACATCGGTGATGACCAGCCCTCGGACATCCTTGCCGAGGAGATGCCGCAGCGTTTCGAGGACCCACTCGGCCCAGAGGTTGAGGAATACTTTGCACGTGTCGCGTGGCTCCGCTCCCTAGTCCCGGGCGAGTTGGAACATAAACACTTTGCCGTCCGGCCGGCTCTCGCAAAAGAAGACGTCAGCCTTCCCGACACGGAACTTGGCCAAGGGTTTAGCCGGGCCGCTCTACGCCTGACGCGTACCGACGGCCCCCGCTGGTCCCATCAGGTAGACGAGCACTTGGCGGCCATAGTCGCCGGGCTAAATCCACAGGGCCTCAGCCTTGCCGAGACTGTCGAGTTATACGCAACGCTCCACGGCTTCGACGAGGAAGAATTGCTGGCATCCGCAGTCCCCGCGGTCGTGGACTTGGTTCGCCACGGGTTGATAATCCCTGCGGAACTCTTGGAGGTTTAA
- the dtd gene encoding D-aminoacyl-tRNA deacylase yields the protein MKAVLTRVSSASVTVDGETVGSIEAPETGGLLALVGVARDDEADADAKAETMARKIAELRILDGEVSVEDAGAPILLVSQFTLYGRTAKGRRPSWSDAAPGEVAEPIINKVASLLRGRGLTVEEGRFGAMMRVSSVNEGPFTVLVEV from the coding sequence ATGAAGGCAGTACTGACCCGCGTATCTAGCGCATCGGTCACGGTAGATGGAGAGACCGTGGGCAGCATCGAGGCGCCCGAGACCGGCGGCCTACTAGCGCTCGTGGGGGTAGCCCGCGACGATGAAGCCGACGCGGACGCTAAGGCGGAAACCATGGCGCGCAAGATAGCGGAGCTGCGCATCCTCGACGGCGAGGTTTCCGTCGAGGATGCTGGCGCCCCGATCCTCCTTGTCTCACAGTTCACGTTGTACGGTCGCACCGCCAAAGGCCGCCGCCCATCATGGTCCGATGCCGCGCCGGGTGAGGTAGCCGAACCGATCATCAACAAGGTTGCCTCCCTGCTTCGCGGGCGCGGACTCACCGTCGAGGAAGGCAGATTCGGCGCAATGATGCGCGTGTCCTCCGTCAACGAGGGGCCATTCACCGTGCTTGTGGAGGTCTAA
- a CDS encoding sigma-70 family RNA polymerase sigma factor, translated as MTSASTTKATTLTEEEEKEIDRGSRRGHTNDNPSADLVRVYLNGIGKTALLSAEDEVELAQRIEVGLYAEYKLNNAEKLTRAEKRDLKILVKDGKKARSHLLEANLRLVVSLAKRYTGRGMPLLDLIQEGNLGLIRAMEKFDYAKGFKFSTYATWWIRQAITRGMADQSRTIRLPVHLVEQVNKLSRIKREMYQSLGREATNEELAEESGIDEDKIEMLLRQSRDPVSLDMPVGADEEAPLGDFIEDAEATDAETAVVASMRHYDIRDVIGTLEQREQDVIRLRYGLDDGVPRTLDQIGRKFGLSRERVRQIEREVMAKLRDGNRADRLREYAL; from the coding sequence GTGACTAGCGCATCTACGACGAAGGCCACAACACTAACTGAGGAAGAAGAAAAAGAGATTGACCGCGGTTCGCGCCGCGGCCATACCAATGACAATCCCTCCGCTGACCTAGTCCGTGTTTACCTCAACGGTATTGGTAAAACCGCACTCCTCTCCGCTGAGGATGAGGTTGAACTGGCTCAGCGCATCGAGGTTGGTTTGTATGCGGAGTACAAGCTCAACAATGCCGAAAAACTGACTCGCGCCGAAAAACGTGACCTGAAGATTCTGGTCAAGGATGGCAAGAAGGCGCGCTCCCATCTCTTGGAAGCAAACCTCCGCCTGGTGGTCTCTTTGGCTAAGCGTTACACGGGCCGCGGGATGCCGCTGTTGGATCTCATCCAGGAGGGGAACCTGGGACTAATCCGCGCGATGGAGAAGTTCGATTACGCTAAGGGGTTCAAGTTCTCCACTTACGCCACGTGGTGGATTCGCCAGGCAATTACCCGCGGCATGGCGGATCAATCACGCACCATCCGCCTCCCGGTGCACCTGGTTGAGCAGGTCAACAAGCTCTCCCGCATTAAGAGGGAGATGTACCAGTCGTTGGGCCGCGAGGCAACCAATGAGGAGCTGGCGGAGGAATCCGGCATCGATGAGGACAAGATTGAGATGTTGCTTCGCCAGTCCCGCGATCCGGTCTCGCTGGACATGCCGGTGGGCGCCGATGAAGAGGCCCCGCTTGGTGACTTTATCGAGGATGCCGAGGCGACCGATGCTGAAACCGCGGTAGTCGCGTCCATGCGCCACTACGATATTCGCGATGTCATTGGCACCCTAGAGCAGCGCGAGCAGGACGTCATCCGCCTGCGTTACGGCTTGGATGACGGAGTCCCACGCACGCTGGACCAGATTGGGCGCAAGTTCGGCCTCTCCCGCGAGCGCGTACGCCAGATTGAGCGCGAAGTTATGGCCAAGCTGCGTGATGGCAACCGCGCTGACCGCCTGCGCGAATATGCCCTTTAG
- a CDS encoding iron dependent repressor, metal binding and dimerization domain protein has translation MKDLVDTTEMYLRTVYELEEEGITPLRARIAERLEQSGPTVSQTVARMERDGLLIVRPDRSLELTAEGRELATAVMRKHRLAERLLTDILGLDIHQVHEEACRWEHVMSEDVERRMVAVLDDPSRSPFGNPIPALDELGYKTLDTKVGTRAIDLPTAKEVQAKVVQINEILQVDPAQFRQLESAGIRVGSMVTVLNSKGTVTITSESGHEVELDDDLAHAIRVEEN, from the coding sequence GTGAAGGACCTTGTCGATACCACTGAAATGTATCTGCGCACCGTTTACGAACTTGAAGAAGAGGGCATCACGCCGCTTCGCGCGCGTATCGCGGAACGCCTTGAGCAGTCAGGCCCTACCGTGTCCCAGACAGTGGCACGCATGGAACGCGATGGGCTTTTAATTGTCCGCCCCGATAGGAGCTTGGAATTAACCGCGGAGGGGCGCGAATTAGCCACGGCGGTTATGCGCAAGCACCGCTTGGCTGAACGCCTATTGACGGACATCCTGGGGCTCGATATTCATCAGGTCCATGAGGAGGCCTGCCGCTGGGAGCATGTGATGAGTGAGGACGTGGAGCGCCGCATGGTTGCTGTACTTGATGACCCATCTCGCAGCCCTTTCGGCAACCCGATTCCTGCGTTGGACGAATTGGGATACAAGACCTTGGATACAAAGGTCGGTACGCGAGCTATTGATCTGCCTACTGCCAAGGAAGTCCAGGCAAAAGTTGTGCAAATCAATGAGATCCTGCAGGTGGATCCGGCACAATTTCGCCAGCTTGAGTCCGCGGGAATTCGCGTCGGCAGCATGGTCACGGTGCTAAATAGCAAAGGAACTGTGACTATTACTTCAGAGTCTGGCCACGAAGTGGAGCTCGATGATGACTTGGCCCACGCAATTCGAGTCGAGGAGAACTAA